CACACTTGAGCGATTCCTGACCCCATCTGTCCGGCGCCGACGACCATGATTGTTTTCACATCCATCTTCTGTTCCCCCTATCGTCCGCTTTGCGTTTCCTTCTCCGCGCCTAAACTCATATGTCTCACTGCCGCCAGCAACCAACGGCAAACGGTCTTTGCATCGTCATCACAACAACCCCTGCTGTCAACCGTTGATGCCGCGGCTGTTGCGGCAATGAGCAACGTGCCGCACGCTGCGGCAGAGACAGCGACGGCATGCCGCACCATATGGCGCGATGCCTCATGACGCAACGCTTGGGGCAGACGGTCACACGCCGCATCCTATGCCTTGGCGCAACACTGGAAGGCGACGGCGGCATGCCGCTTGCCCGCCGCGCCCCGCTCGTTATACCTCGACCAAGATGGCGTCGCCTTGGCCGCCGCCGCTGCAGATGGCGGCGATGCCGAGGCCGCCGCCGCGGCGTTTCAGCTCATAAATGAGCGTGAGGATGATGCGTGCGCCGCTCGCGCCGATCGGGTGGCCGAGGGCGACAGCGCCGCCGTTGACGTTCACTTTTTCCGGGTCAAGGCCGGCGATTTGGATCGCAGCAAGAGCAACAGCGGCAAACGCTTCGTTTATTTCGAACAAGGCAATGTCGTCGACCGTTTTTCCCGTTTTGCGGAGCAGCTCGTTGATGACAAGTCCCGGCGTTTTTGGGAAATCTTTCGCCTCAACGGCGATGGCGGTGTGGGCGACAACAGTCGCGAGCGGCTCAAGCCCCTCGCGGGCGGCGCGCTCCTCGCTCATCAAGACGAGCGCCGCGGCGCCGTCGTTGACGCCCGGGGCGTTGCCGGCAGTGATCGTTCCTTCCGGGTCAAACACCGGCGGCAGTTTCGCCAACGCTTCAAGCGACGTGTCTTTGCGCGGCGCCTCGTCGTGTTCGACGACAAGCGGCTCTCCTTTGCGCTGCGGAATCGTCACCGGAACGATCTCTTCCGCGAGCCGACCGGCTTCGATGGCGGCAATGGCTCGCATATGGCTGCGGTACGCCCACTCATCCTGCGCCTCGCGTGTAATGCCAAGTTCACGCGCTGTATTCCCGCCATAAACGCCCATATGGACGCCGGTAAAACTGCATGTCAAGCCATCATACACCATTAAATCCTTCACCGTGCTGTCGCCCATTCGCAACCCCCAGCGCGCTTTCGGCAGCACGTACGGGGCGTTGCTCATCGATTCCATCCCGCCCGCGACAACGACATCGGCGTCGCCTAAGCGGATGAGCTGATCCGCGAGCGTCACGGCGCGCATGCCCGATGCGCATACTTTATTGACCGTCTCGGTGCGAACATGCCACGGAATGCCGGCATGGCGCATCGCCTGCCGCGATGGGAGCTGTCCTTGTCCGCCTTGCAAGACGGTGCCTAAAATGACATGATCGACTTGTTCCGCGCTCACATCCGCGCGGGCAAGCGCTTCTTTCACGGCAATGCCGCCGAGTTCTGACGCTGACAGCGCTTGCAAAGAACCGCCGAGTTTTCCGAACGGGGTGCGCGCCCCGCTGACAATCACTGTTTTTCCCATATTCCTCTCCCCTTTTCATCGGATAAGAAAGCGATTACAAAACACAGACTGAACGCTCGCTCGGTCGTGGTGCGAAAGAGAAGGTGTACGATCATACACCTTCTCTTTCATTATACTTATTATTTTAAAAAATAGAAATTGTCTTCGCAACTATTTTTACGACGCCGCTTCTTCTTTTTCTTCACCAAATACTGATTTTGCCAAAATCTCGGCGACATCGTACGTAAAGACGCGGTCTTCCACTTCCTTGGCCTTCGTGCCGTCTGACAACATGGTCAGACAGTACGGACAGCCGGAGCTGATGACCGTCGGATTGACAGCGAGCGCTTGCTCAGTGCGGGCGACGTTGATCCGGTTGCCGGTCGTCTCCTCCATCCACATGAGGCCGCCGCCGGCGCCGCAACACATGGCGCGTTCGCGGTTGCGCTCCATTTCGACAAGCTCGACGCCCGGGATAGCGCGCAAAATTTTCCTTGGCGCGTCATAGACGTCATTGTAGCGCCCTAAATAGCACGAGTCATGGAACGTAATGCGCTCATTCACTGGATGTTTCGGCACGAGCCGCCCTTCTTCGATGAGCTTGGCGAGCAGCTCGGTATGATGATACACTTCGGCCTCGAACCCGAAATCCGGGTATTCATTTTTGAACGTATTGTAAGCGTGCGGGTCGATCGTCACGATTTTCTTGACGCCCGCTTTTTCAAATTCCGCGATGTTGTTCGTCGCTAATTCTTGGAACAAAAACTCATTTCCTAACCGGCGCGGCGTATCGCCTGAGTTTTTCTCTTTGTTCCCTAAAATCGCAAACTTGACGCCCGCTTCGTTCAGCAGTTTGGCAAACGCAAGGGCGATTTTTTGGCTCCGGCTGTCATACGACCCCATCGAGCCAACCCAGAACAAGTACTCGATTTCCTCTCCCGCTTTCGCTGCCTCTTTGACGGTCGGCACATGCACATCATCGCGCAGCTCGCGCCAGTTCTCCCGCTCTTTTCGGTTCAAGCCCCACGGATTGCCTTGGCGTTCGATGTTCGTCATCGCCCGCTGCGCGTCCGGGTTCATCCGTCCTTCCGTCAGGACAAGATAGCGGCGCAAGTCGATGATTTTATCGACATGCTCATTCATGACCGGGCATTGGTCCTCACAGTTGCGGCACGTCGTACAGGCCCAAATCTCTTCTTCGGTGATGACATCGCCGATTAAGCTTGGCATTTCGATCGTCGCCGCCTGCTCCGACGCCGCGGCGAACGCGAGCTGATTGCCCCTTGTATGTTTGAAAGCGAACGCGGGCACCCACGGCGTGCGTGACGTGACGACCGCCCCTTTCTCCGTCAAATGGTCGCGCAATTTTAAAATCAAATCCATTGGCGACAACATTTTCCCCGTGCCGGTCGCCGGACACATGCTTGTGCAGCGGCCGCATTCGACACAGGCATACAAGTCGATCAATTGCTTTTGCGTGAAATCCTCAATTTTGCCGACGCCAAACGATTCTTGGCTTTCGTCTTCAAAATGGATCGGGGCAAGCTTCGGCCGCGTCAGCCGGCTGAAAAAGACGTTGATCGGCGCAGCGATCAAATGGGCGTGCTTTGATTGCGGCACGTACACGAGGAACGTGAGCAAAATCAACAGATGCACCCACCAGGCGATAAAGAAGAGCACCGCAGCCCCCGTTTCGCCGACCCAGGAAAACGCGGCAGCAATAAGCGAGGCGACCGGCTCGCTCCATGTCGCTTCTTCGCCGTGCCAAATGATGCTCATCCCGTTGCCGAACAACACCGACAGCATGAGCCCGGCGATGAAGATGAGGACAAGCCCAGCTTTCAAGTCGCGCTTTAAACGGACGAGCTTTTCAATGTAACGGCGGTAAAAGGCGGCGAGCACCGCGATCAAAATAAGCAAGGTAACGATTTCTTGGAAAAACGTAAATCCCGCATACAGCGGCCCAAGCGGCAAATGCGCCCCCGGCGCAAGCCCTTTGATGATGAAATCAATCGCGCCAAATTGAACGAGAATAAAGCCATAGAAAAAGACGACGTGGATCAGTCCGCTTTTTTTGTCCTTGAGCAGCTTTTTCTGGCCGAACACGTTGACCCAGATGTTTCGCAGCCGCTCTTTTACTTTGTGGTCAAACTCGAATTTTTTGCCGAGTTTGATGTACATCGCCCGCGTTTTTACGACATATGCAAACAAGTAAATTGCGTAAGCGGTTACAAGCAAAAACGCGAGCCAGTTCACCACCAACAAGGCATTCATCTTCTCTCCCCTTCCCCCGTTTTTCGAGCGAATGTGTTGCCATAACAAAAGAAATTTTCAGAATTCGCTTTATGTCTATTGTACAAATGAATGAGCATTCAGTCAATAGCCTTTTTTTCATCCCAGCCGCGAAAACTTTCCCTTTGCAACGGAGCGATCGCGGGGGAATCATCGATTTGTTCAGCCCTCTATAGACTCCCATGACGAAAAAAATTCATCAATATGGAAATTTTATTCATTTGGGGTTTGGGTATGTTCACGGTAGATGCAATTTGAAACGTTTTGCGCGTTCTCGGGCACATTAATAAATACCGAATCGACATAGGAGGAGAAGATATGGTCGTCATTTCCGTCATTGCCATCGTATTGCTGCTTGTTTATCTTGATGACAAGCTTGGACAGTTCATCTTCCGCAATGGGCGCAAAAAAGTCGTCTACCCGGAGCGGAGAAGCGATATTTCCCTCTATATCAACGGCAGGCATTTATTTTCTGATTACTTCGCTGAACTAGGCCGCGCCCGCGATCATATTCACGTCTTGTTTTACATTATAAAAAATGACGAAACGAGCGCGCCATTTTTCCAGATTTTAAAGGAAAAAGCAGCTGCCGGCGTGAAAGTGCGAGTGTTGACCGATTGGATCGGCAGCTTTGGACTGCCGAAAGCGCTCATCCGTTCGCTCGAGGAAAGCGGGGTGGAGTTCGCCTATGCCCGAAAGCCGCGCTTTCCGTTTTTCATTTACCGCCTCAACCGCCGCAACCATCGGAAAATTACGGTCATCGACGGTCGGGTCGGCTACATCGGCGGCTTTAACATCGGCCGTGAATACAACGGAAAAGACGCCAACTTCGGCGAATGGCGCGATTACCACTTAAAAGTGAACGGCGAAGGGGTTCACGACTTGCAAGAACAGTTTTTGCACGACTGGGAAGAAGCAACGGGCCGGACGGTGCCTGACAAACATCGCTACTTCCCGCCGCTTTCGGCCGGCGCCATTCGCCATCAGCTCGTCGCCACCAACGGCGCTGCCCTTGAAGAACAGTTTATCGAGGTCATCCGCCAGGCGAAAAAAGAAATTATGATCGGCAGCCCATACTTCATCCCAAGCCGGCCGCTGTTTAACGAGCTCATGCAAGCGCTTCGGCGCGGGGTGCGTGTGACCGTCCTTGTGCCGCTGAAGGCGGACCATTTATTTGTCAAAGAGGCTGCCTATCCGTACTTTTATCGACTCTTGAAAGCCGGCGCGCGCATTTACCGCTTTTACCAAGGATTTTACCATGCAAAAACGCTCGTCATCGATGAGGAGTGGTGCGACGTCGGCACAGCAAATTTCGATCGGCGCAGCTTGTTTTTAAACAGCGAAATCAACTGCTATGTGTTTGACCGCGCGTTTACCCGCCTCGTCAAACGGGCGATCGAGCGCGATTTGTTGCGCGCCGAGCCGCTGACGGTCGACTTTTGGCAAAAACGTTCGCTTCTTGACCGCGGCAAACAGTCGATTTCCCAGCTCATCTCCGCCTGGCTTTGACCGGTCTGAAGTTCCATTTCCCTCCCAAGCAACAGAAGAAGCAAAAAAACCCGGCCGGCGCTTCCGGCGGCTTGATGCTGCCAAAATTGCGCCAACCGGGTTTTGTTCCCCGTTTGATCATGCAAGTGCTTACTTCCAAAACACCGTGAACCATTGAAACAACCGCATGCCGAGATACACCCCGACGATGCCGGCGATGCCGGCCAACGCCGGGGGAGCGGGAATCGGCAACCGAAGCAAGGTGAACAAAAAGCCGACAACGATGCCGGTGATGAGCGATAGTACAACTTCTTTCATTTGTTGATCCTCCACCACTGTTTTTCTTTAGAATGCCCAAACAAAAGAGGGAGCAGTCGCTCCCCCTCGTTCGTTTACATTTGTTCCGGCGCTGAAACGCCAATGAGCGCTAACGCATTTTGCAGCGTAATTTGCACCGCCTTGACAAGCGCGAGGCGGGCTTTTGTTTTTTCGATGTTGTCCAGATCAAGCACTTTTTCCGCGTTATAAAAGCTATGGAGCGCGGAAGCCAAATCGAATGCATAGGCGGTGACGCGATGCGGCATCCGCTTGAGCGCCGCCTCGGCGACGACATCGGGGAAATCGCCGAGCACTTTGAGCAGCTCGATTTCCTTTTCCGTTTCCACAAGATGGTGAAGCGCTAAGTCGCCGTCATAGGAAATGTGTTGTTCCTCCGCTTGGCGAAGAATGCTCGAAACGCGGGCGTGCGCGTATTGGACGTAGTAAACCGGGTTTTCATTCGACTGCGACACGGCCAAGTCCATGTCAAAATCCAAATGCGTATC
Above is a window of Geobacillus thermoleovorans DNA encoding:
- a CDS encoding acetyl-CoA C-acetyltransferase; protein product: MGKTVIVSGARTPFGKLGGSLQALSASELGGIAVKEALARADVSAEQVDHVILGTVLQGGQGQLPSRQAMRHAGIPWHVRTETVNKVCASGMRAVTLADQLIRLGDADVVVAGGMESMSNAPYVLPKARWGLRMGDSTVKDLMVYDGLTCSFTGVHMGVYGGNTARELGITREAQDEWAYRSHMRAIAAIEAGRLAEEIVPVTIPQRKGEPLVVEHDEAPRKDTSLEALAKLPPVFDPEGTITAGNAPGVNDGAAALVLMSEERAAREGLEPLATVVAHTAIAVEAKDFPKTPGLVINELLRKTGKTVDDIALFEINEAFAAVALAAIQIAGLDPEKVNVNGGAVALGHPIGASGARIILTLIYELKRRGGGLGIAAICSGGGQGDAILVEV
- a CDS encoding heterodisulfide reductase-related iron-sulfur binding cluster is translated as MNALLVVNWLAFLLVTAYAIYLFAYVVKTRAMYIKLGKKFEFDHKVKERLRNIWVNVFGQKKLLKDKKSGLIHVVFFYGFILVQFGAIDFIIKGLAPGAHLPLGPLYAGFTFFQEIVTLLILIAVLAAFYRRYIEKLVRLKRDLKAGLVLIFIAGLMLSVLFGNGMSIIWHGEEATWSEPVASLIAAAFSWVGETGAAVLFFIAWWVHLLILLTFLVYVPQSKHAHLIAAPINVFFSRLTRPKLAPIHFEDESQESFGVGKIEDFTQKQLIDLYACVECGRCTSMCPATGTGKMLSPMDLILKLRDHLTEKGAVVTSRTPWVPAFAFKHTRGNQLAFAAASEQAATIEMPSLIGDVITEEEIWACTTCRNCEDQCPVMNEHVDKIIDLRRYLVLTEGRMNPDAQRAMTNIERQGNPWGLNRKERENWRELRDDVHVPTVKEAAKAGEEIEYLFWVGSMGSYDSRSQKIALAFAKLLNEAGVKFAILGNKEKNSGDTPRRLGNEFLFQELATNNIAEFEKAGVKKIVTIDPHAYNTFKNEYPDFGFEAEVYHHTELLAKLIEEGRLVPKHPVNERITFHDSCYLGRYNDVYDAPRKILRAIPGVELVEMERNRERAMCCGAGGGLMWMEETTGNRINVARTEQALAVNPTVISSGCPYCLTMLSDGTKAKEVEDRVFTYDVAEILAKSVFGEEKEEAAS
- the cls gene encoding cardiolipin synthase is translated as MVVISVIAIVLLLVYLDDKLGQFIFRNGRKKVVYPERRSDISLYINGRHLFSDYFAELGRARDHIHVLFYIIKNDETSAPFFQILKEKAAAGVKVRVLTDWIGSFGLPKALIRSLEESGVEFAYARKPRFPFFIYRLNRRNHRKITVIDGRVGYIGGFNIGREYNGKDANFGEWRDYHLKVNGEGVHDLQEQFLHDWEEATGRTVPDKHRYFPPLSAGAIRHQLVATNGAALEEQFIEVIRQAKKEIMIGSPYFIPSRPLFNELMQALRRGVRVTVLVPLKADHLFVKEAAYPYFYRLLKAGARIYRFYQGFYHAKTLVIDEEWCDVGTANFDRRSLFLNSEINCYVFDRAFTRLVKRAIERDLLRAEPLTVDFWQKRSLLDRGKQSISQLISAWL
- a CDS encoding XapX domain-containing protein, with the protein product MKEVVLSLITGIVVGFLFTLLRLPIPAPPALAGIAGIVGVYLGMRLFQWFTVFWK